A single window of Nicotiana sylvestris chromosome 3, ASM39365v2, whole genome shotgun sequence DNA harbors:
- the LOC138887356 gene encoding uncharacterized protein, with protein MMRDHIIGEDYELWDIVTDGTLATTKKNAEGVDVPKTRADCTAKDLKKWEKNDKDKKWLVCGLGPDEYSKIQSCTTAKEIWDTLQVAHEGTPQVKRSRGTMLYSQYENFTMKEGETIQEMYTRFTTLTNELKSLGRNII; from the coding sequence ATGAtgagggatcacatcataggagaagactatgaactctgggacatagtcactgatggcaCACTggcaactacaaagaagaatgctgaaggagtggatgttcCAAAGACtagagctgactgcactgctaAAGACCTGAAGAAGTGGGAGAAGAATGATAAGgacaagaaatggcttgtgtgtggactaggtccagatgagtatagtaaaattcaaagttgtaccactgctaaggaaatctgggacactttgcaagtggctcatgaaggaacacctcaagtgaagaggtccagaggaacaaTGTTGTACTCTCAGTATGAGaacttcaccatgaaggaaggagaaaccatccaagagatgtatacaaggttcaccacactgacaaatgaacttaaatctcttggaagGAATATTATCTAA
- the LOC138887357 gene encoding uncharacterized protein: MRLEVLNEPVVEWKGDNVVPKGRFISYLKVAKKIKKGCIYHLVRVTDTDAKASSLESVPVVNEFSDVFPDELPGIPPDKEIDFWIDVIPGTQPISITPYIMAPVKLKELKEQLKDLLEKGFIRPSLAGYYRRFVEGFSTLASPLTKLMQKAVKFQWSDSKIYGKFGSFGDISEVVGQGGSPVGQLGVRLADSNEGGVIVQNRAESSLVAEVKELQLNIPLLAQLKRGFIDTRSQLFPLAWMRVNNGTKANYVFRILTVFGKGSWQKLTLPGFPHEGYHVVWKEREIVSEVVGDPSTILLVETIKVNEELSYEEVHVAILDRQVRKLRNKEIASVKVLWRNQQVEEATWGTEEQMRKKYPHLFV, from the exons ATGAGGCTTGAAGTTCTTAATGAGcccgttgttgaatggaagggagataatgtagtgccaaaaggtcggtttatttcttaccttaaggtcGCGAAGAAaatcaagaaggggtgtatctatcatttagtccGTGTTACGGACACCGATGCTAAGGCATCTAGCCTTGAGTCTGtaccagttgtgaatgaattttcggatgtctttccagatgagctccctGGGATTCCACCAGACAAGGAGATTGATTTTTGGATCGATGTGATACCAGGCACGCAGCCTATATCAATTACACCTTACATAATGGCACCGGTAaaattgaaagagctaaaggaacaattgaaggatttactagagaagggtttcatccggccga GTTTGGCTGGATactacaggagatttgtggagggattttctactcttgcctctccattgactaaattgatgcagaaagcagttaaattccaatggtcTGAT tcgaaaatctatgggaagtttggctcatttggagacATATCAGAGGTTGTTGGCCaaggaggttcaccagttggccagttgggagttcgccttgcggactctaatgaaggaggagtgattgtgcagaatagggctgaatcatcgcttgtggcaGAGGTGAAGGAGTTGCAATTAAACATTCCATTGTTAGCACAACTAAAGAGGGGATTCATAGACACAAGATCacaactttttcctttggcatggatGAGGGTAAACAACGGTACCAAGGCCAACTATGTGTTCCGGATATtgacggtcttcgggaaaggatcatggcagaagctcacacttccag gtttcccccatgaagggtatcatgtagtttggaaagaaagggaaattgtgtCTGAG gtagtgggagatccgtccactatttTGCTAGTTGAAACTATCAAGGTTAATGAGgaactgtcatatgaagaagttcatgttgccattcttgacagacaagtccggaaattgagaaataaggaaattgcctccgtaaaagtgttatggcggaaccagcaggttgaggaagccacttggggaACCGAGGaacaaatgagaaagaagtaTCCCCATCTTTTTGTATAG